The DNA segment GGTGTCTGTCTTGCAGGCTGGCAAGAAAGAAGTTTGCTttcgttcctgtgggctgccCAGGTCCAGCGTGGACCTGCTTCCAAGGACACGTGCATGGCAGAGCTGAAGCCACAGGAATTCTTTTCACTGCAATAGTGACTACCTTAGGAAAGCCAAACCTCAATGTTTATGCACACCCCGTGGAAGAGGGCAAAGAGGAAAACCGAGCTTTCCAGGGGAAGCCCTTCAGAGGAAAGCGTGCCCCTTTCTAACTGATCTGCTAGAGAAACAAGAtcaggcaccggccctgcaggCTGTGGGGTTACTGCTTCCGTCCTCCCCTTCCCAACACTAAAGTgacttggagctggctggctcTAATTCAGGCATTCTGATTTATTAATCAGATGTTACCTTGCCATTTCCTTACCTACTCACAGGAAACAGCTTACCTGAACTCCTCCGAATCCATAAGGACCTAAATAGCGCTCGCACTCAAGAGCAATATCAGCCCAGCGCCACTCAAAGAGATGTACTATAGACGTCCTCCCGGCCTCAGTGTTGGGGCTGTACTGCCCCCAGCAGAACCCTAGACCTGCGAGCAGGAGGAGGACTTGCATGTTGCCTTCAGTGTGGGGCTCCGGTCTCCCTGCTGGCAATTTATACTCCTGCAAGATGGTACGGTTCCTACTGCAGCTGTGAAAATTCACACAGATCAGATGCTATCAGTTATTATTTGGCTAGCTGGCTTGATACCCTTCTTCCgttttgtttcttcctggaTTGCCCAACAGCTGAAGATAAAACACCTTTTCACAATGACTGTACTCTAGCATAAACCCAAATTCAGAATCGTACTCTTTCCAATCATGCAAGCGTAGATAGCCAAGGGATTCCAAGAAGTAGGCACAGACCCTCAAGGTGGGCTCTACAAGgtaacaggaaaggaaagggataAAAAGACACCTGGAATTTTAACAGTGCTAGGAGAAGGAATGACTTTGCCAGCATTCACAGGCATCCAGTGCTCAGGATTATTCCAAGCTCAAAACAGGCTACCTCTCAAGTCACTAACAGAAGTATCACACAACACGTGGCGGGGGGAAGGGCTGCACCGGGTGAGCCACACTGGTAACCAGAAACTGACCTGTTTTCATGCCTGAAGGTTTTCTGGCATCACTGCCAAATCTCTGCTAGGGACTTGttgctggttttcttccctCGGTTGTACAGAACAAATGTTGTTCTACATGATTAAATGTCATTGGAGCTGCACGTGGTTCCCTCTCCAACAGAAACTCTGTGTAAGGTTGACCAGCAGTTTCAGTGACCAGTGGTTCACATGAGTCAAGGAAGGAAACCCAAAGTCAGCTGTAAAGTGATTACTCACTCTACGTGCAGCAAGGATCAAACAACACTCTGAGAGAACATGGAGAGACCCTGACGTTCGACGAGTATCTGTGAGGAAACCAAAGAATCTGCTAAAGGGCACATCCACTCCAAGATAAAAGAAACCTCAGTGCACTATGTACCTCAACTGCCACAGGCATGTTCTTTCTGAAAGCAGTCACGCCACTGAACATGTCACATGCCTTCTTCTCCTTGCCAGCATCGGTCTTCAAGGACAAAAGGCAGAAGCGGGACCCATTTGCCCACCTGTTCGTTTACATGTCACGGGCCTTGTACaaggtttctttttccactACAACTATGACAGAGTAAATTACTGCAAATGACCTTGCCTACTCCCTGACAGCAAGGAACCTGTAAGATGATTACGCATGTCGTGATTACCAGTCAAGTGAGAACAGACCCCTCCCCACCATTCCTCAGTATTACCAAGAGCAACCAAAAATGTGGCCCCAGTTAATTTCTACATGACTGGTCCCGCTGTGCTTACATTGATGTCATGGCATCTCGCTGCCTAAACTTGGGTCTCCAATGACCTGTGTTTTCTCCTGAAACACACTGTTATCAGCCAAAAAGAGGAAGGACTTGTCCTTGAAAGCCCAATGCAATGGGCTGATTTCAGGGGTGTTCCACCACAACACAGATGGGGACACAACCCTCTGCCGCCCCCATCTGAAAACTGTGTGGTTTAATCCATTTGATCTCCACGTAGTGTTGCAAACCTGGTAGCGGATATCCTATGTGGCCGTATTACAGCTCTGCCCGCCGATACCATGCTAACAACGGCAGCCTTTTCCCAGcgcagtgctgcagcatcagtgTGTACACAAGACCTACCAGCATGTGACTGAGCAGTAAACCCTGACGCAAGAACAAAACTCAGCGGAGAGAGGAAAGAGTGACTTGGCCAGGAGCCTCATGGAAAATAATGCAGGTGTTGCTTGTCCACAGGGGTTGCAAAGAATGCTGACTTGATCTAAGCACAAAGAGGGCTGGAGGGTGGCCTTTATTTTAGGTAAACAGTCATGTCATTGGAGTGCATCAGCTGGTGGGGTAACACTCTATCCCTGAAATCATTCAAAAAATGTCAACATCTTCATGGTTTAGCCAGACCGGCGTGGGGAGGAGTGTACACATGGCTCAGCACAACCGAGATTCCAAAAACTAGAGCTAACAAAAGATTTTTCAAAGATGGCAATGGGCTTCAGCTGGTTTCAACCCACACACTTCTTTCCAGTGACAGGAGATGCCCAGCATCCTGACAGCAAGTGTATTACAGACACCGCTAACGGAGGCCACGTCGATACTGTGATCGAACTGCATATCACAATTGTTCTGTTTTGCCAGGTGTCACATTTGCATTACGCTTTCAGTATATTTTGTATCACACAGCTGAGTCAGAAAAAGGATCTAGCATCAGTTGTCTTCAAATAAGCAGACTGGATATTAAATGTTACACCCTGCACGTGTGGAATAGCTAAAAGAAGCTGGCCTGAGAGTATGCGACTCTGACCCAGTCAGACCAATCCCACTGTTATTGCCCACCCCACTGCTGCTTAGTTTCACAATTGAATAAACAGTATTGCTGTGTTCTATCGTAACGATGGTTTGAAGGGTATGTAAAGGCAGTTAAGTTTGCCTGTGTCTTAAGCGCACCATCCAAACATCCCTAGATGGATTATTGAAAAGGAATCTGTACAAGACTAAGGCAGACGGCAGTCTTAAGGCTGCTCACAGAGAGATCATAGACTTCACTCACCATCTTCACAAAAAAGAACATCTACATTGACTGCTGCTCTCCAGACAGGTGAGTATCTTATTATGCTCCAAGACTGAGACTGCCCTCCTCtcaggaaagaagcagcactCAGATTTCAGTGGTATCTGCCACAGCAAGTCCCCTGGCAACCCCAGGAAGGGTGGCAAACAGTGGTCTCAGAGAAGCACAGACACAGCTATTACAGGAAAAGATAAAGATGTCCTAGCTGAGGGACCTAAAAAGTCATGCCACAGGGGAAACACAGCCATCACCTTGATGGTCAGCTTTCAGCAGCCAAGATACTGCCACTCTCATGCCACTACATGAGATGGCACGCTTTTAGACCAGCTTTCCTGAAGAATGgcttcagggatgctgcagcacaaaGTAGATGTGGACCCATCCCTTTGCCAGCCCCGTTTGCACAGCAAGGAGAGGAGCCTGTCTGCTTCCAAGGAGCAGAAGGGCTCCCTGCCCTGACCCTGGTGGCAAGCGACAGGTTTGCAAATAGCTCTTACCATCCTGCCACACGGCTCTCCCACTCTTTGACACCGTCCCTGGGAGCAGCCCCAAGGGCTGTGTTTTGCCCGCAAGGTCCCCTGCCCTCAAGCAAGGTGGTGCCGGCCACAATGAGCAAGGGAGACAGGCAGAAGGTCTAGCCTCTGGGACAGGCACACTACCTGGCCCCTTCCTCCAACACCATCGCTACCTTGCCAGGCACTTGGAGCCCTTGGGCACGCTGAGAGCCGATACCCTCCCTCCAGCAGCCACACGCTCTCCCTCTCCCACCACAAAAGGCAGGTGTACCCTTAAGAGTACACCTTGACCTCAAAAAGAAGACATCTGGGCGTTCCTCTGACAGTGGCCCCTCAGGACTGCATCACAACGAGTGTTGTAGCCAAGCAGACATTCTGACTTAAAGCAGACTCACACTGACCTCAGCATTTCTTCACAGCTGACAATGAAGTTGGGAAAGCTGCCAAGCCTGCGCTCCTTCTGCGAAGTTCTCAGAGATGTTACTGGATAGGCAAGCCAAGCCCTCCACAGAGACAAGCATATGCTGGCATTGACACCACTGTCAAGAGCTCTAACTGACACTTGACTAAACGGCGCCCTTCTCAGGCACCTTTGGAACGGCCATAGTGAACATTTGTTCCCAGCAGGACAGTGGGGCTAACCAGGTAAGGTCTGTGCTTTAGATTTGTACAGGCACAAGCTGACTGAACCAGGCAGCCCGCTGGCTTGACTGGTGTCATGGGCTGGAATAACTGAATTGGCACGGCCCAGCTTCCTCTGCCAACACAGAGCCTGGGCTTTGCTTCGCCGCAAGATACAGATCCAACTCTCCTGGGTGTGTGGGCACTACTTGCAGCTGACTGCCCACAGTGTGGCTCGTCTGGGATGTAGACGTGTCAGTATGCATCGGCCTTGGAAGTACCGCATTTCTAACTCGCCCATGTGTTGGTTTGGGtccaatttatttcttttattttacgCTCTCCCCCCTTTCTCTGATGTGGGAAACAGAGTGCTGCATCGccttaaaacacagcactgcactgcactgccaCTAGCTGTGACACGATAAAGTTACCGTCCAGTTcattaagggaaaaaacatgACTCTTCAATTTGCTTGCCATTTATTATTCATTAGATACAGAGAATCACTCCTGCTCAAATACCAGGGATTCACCAGTTACGGGGAAATCGATGATGCAGAGACCAAACGGAGAAAGATGTCTCGCCCGAGTTACAACTTGGCATTAACATGAATTGCCATGAATGGATCTTCAGCGTGGTTACTAATCTTGAAATTAGCCCGTCCATCCTCAGAAACATACACCTGACTTCCAGTGCATCGGTTGTCCTCCTTTTGTCCAGAAATAACGTCACAGTAGGTACCAGCAGGCAGCCCAGTTTGCAAACTGACGTTCATATCCCTGCGTGAAAAGAAGTTGACCTTCTTCATCCAATGCTTCCCAAACAGGTAACTCAAACTGGGTATAGAGGCTTTCTGAACCTGATGCTACTCCCTCACTTTTAACATTTGGCAATGTAGAGGGTCAGCTTTCTGATCCTATCCCCACtttgctccctgtgctcccactTTGGCTCTCTAGACTTAGCATGCAAGCCAAGGATCTCTGGCACAGGCTGGCGTGAGCGCCCTCATCAAGAGAAAAGGCCATTCCCCTTCCCATCAGCATTGCTCATCAGGGATGAGCTATGCTCTTCTCTGAGGACACGGTCTTCTCCCACTGACTTACCAGTCATCATTATTGAAAACAATGAAGCCTTTATTGCCACGGCCAAAAGCTACTTGGTTGCTGCCATTGTCCCACCAGTTGGAGAAAGGCTGACCATCCACCACGTTACGGAAGACAACCATGTTCCTGAAAATGCAAGGGATTGTTGTCACTGGGGCTGTGAGAGCTCTAAAGCCACGAGGAGCAACAGATCTTACTTCTTTTTGTCTCCACAGCAACCTACCTGATTTGACGCCAGCGATGTTCACAAACCCAGTCATTGCCACAGGTAGTGTCTGCGTTGATCGTAACAGCCTTTGTTGATCCATCTGAGTTACTTGGTGGGCCAACCCAGTCATTGATGTCCTGTAGTTCAAAGGAGAAGGTTAAAACTTCTCGCTGAAAAATTCAGAGAGCCTATCTGCAGACAAAAGCTAGGTGGGGCGTCCACCTGCTAGATCCCACATGGGACAGAGAAATCACTTCACTAATCTAAACACACCACACTGCTTCTCTGGCCCTCTTCTAATCCTCCTTCACCACGAAGCTCAGTTCAGCATGACAGGCTTACCCGTCCATTTACAAAATTTCTTGGCCAGCGAAAACTTGACATCACACGTGTGAACCCATATGGATGAGCAAGCATGAAACCAACTGCCATTTTATAAAGCCTGTTGGTTGGACAAAGAGAGTCATGAGACACGGGGTGAGAAACCATGCCAGAAAACAGAGACACAAACAAGCAGATGGAAAAAGCATTGGCCAGACAAGAGCGGTCCTTTACCTGGCATCCCAGAAGGTCAGAATGGAAGCCCCACCGGCCCCATGTCCCCGCTGGTTGTCGTGATTATCCACAAAGACCAGGGCTCTGTCGGAAGGCACAAAGCCCCAGCCTTCTCCCCAGTTCCTGGCCAGAAACACAGAGACTTGAAGTTACCCTGTCCACCGGTGTACCCAGGCTACCCCAATGCATAAGTTGCGACATCTTCATCCTTACTTTAAGTAAGCCATCTTTTCTCCATTCCACTTGCGGATCACCGTCCCCAGTTTGGCACCATATTTGAATTCCGTCACTCGGCCGTTTCCAAAGTACTGTGAGCCTGTGATCGGCTCTCCACCCAAGTCAATTACCTGGTACACAGAGGAGAAACTGTGTCTCTGTCCTTGTCTCACAGTGAGAAAAGGCAGTGTACAGCTCACAGCATTAAATCTTGCTTTACACTTGGAGAGAAAAGATTCAATATGTTTATTTCTCCTGTGCAAGTCAGCTCAGAGTTAGCAGAATACATGGTGAACACACACGTGAGGGAACGCGactaaagaaagaagaggtgaaGTTCAAAGGCAAGAAGATGTGGAGGCATTTTTAGAGAAGTACTtagggctgcagggctgctccaaAGAAAAGCCGAGCTCTATCTACGGCAAAGGCCCCCGAAGGAGAGAGGTACAAGAGGTAATAAAGACAAAGACAAACCATTGAGGAGAAAACACGGAGATTACCTCTTGGTAAATGAAAGGTCTTGTTCCTGCAGAAAACCATTGAGTATTTAGATTTTTCAGCTTGTCCAGAAATCCTTTAATGTCGCCAGGCCACATATGCTTGGCAGCATCAATTCGGAAGCCTGCTACGCCAATATCAATGAGATGGTTCATGTAGTCAGCAACTTTTGAGCGGACATAGTCCTTCTCCAGGGCCAGATCCAGAAGGCCAGACAAGCGACAGTCCCGGACCTAGAAAGcgaagggaaaagaaacctgaaacagTTAGGAGGTGCCACTCTGTCAGCTTGTAACAACTTCCAGTGAAACGCTTACATGTTTTGAGCCgtaaaatcaattttatttgtttgtatcTCTCATTTGCCATATGACCTCATGCTCGGCATCTAAAGCtgtgggaagaagaaggaaggggggacGCTGGGAGAGAGGAGGGTTTGTGATGTATCCCcactttcctggagatggctgaacaacTGCCTGTGGTTGGCAAGTGCTGACTGAATTCATCGTTCCACTTTGCTTACGTGTGTGGCTTTTGCCTTCCCTGTTCAGcttgtctttatctcaaccagGAGGAAAGAGCGGCAACCTTGAGAAAAGAACTGCCACACACGTCATCAACCAAAAAGAGTCAGTCATTCAGCCAGGGTCCACTTTGCGCTGCTGTCAGTTTTCCATGGGGGCTCCTGATCAATATCAGCTGAGTTTACGAGCTGTAAGAAAGAGCTCACCGGCTGAGCTGAGTACACTGGGCCCACTGCAGGAGACAGATCCTGCATACGCCTACGGGCAAAATGTGTGGAGGGTTCTTGATTTCTCAGTACTTGGAAAGTTTGGCACCACAAGTGTCTTTCTTGTGCCCATGCTCACTACTTCATTCACTTGTCAGGTGACCAAGCACAGCTTCTGTGAGAAACCACTCCCTGTGATTGGCCTTACTGTAATGGTTACACAGCAGGGCTTACGAAaggcagaacaaaacaaaacacaaaaaccaacaaacaaacaaatgagaaaagaaaaaaaaaagaaaaagctttccaaCTTTTGTCTGAGAAGGTTACCTGATAGATATCACCATAACTTTCAATTTCTCCACTTCTAGTTTTACATTTGCCGTCATTGAAATCCCAGCCAGAGTATGGCACAGCTGGAAAATCTCTGTTACCGGCATTAAAGTAGCTTCCGCAGGTAGAATGAGTGCCTGAGCCACCCCCGGAGCCACACATGTGGTTGACCACAGCATCCACATAAATGCGAACCTGGAAAAGCAACAAGTGCATTTCAGTACATTTTGCAGAGACGGTGAAGGGAGAGCCAGAGCTCCACCACATCACCATTCACTTGAATTTGCTGTTCCCCTACAGTTTGTTCTCAGTTTACGCCTCCTCTGAGGACAGCAGCACTAAATTCCCTCAGCTGATATGACACTCCTTGCCATACCAGAGACAGATTGTCAATGCACTTACTCCAACGTTGTTGCATCTGGTCACCATGTCTCTGAACTCATCTTCATTTCCTGACCGAGTGCAGAGCTTGTAGCTGATGGGCTGGTATCTTTCCCACCAGGGTCTGTGTGGGTTAGTAATGACAATGTTTTCATTTGGAGGTGAAACCTGCGGAGGAAATGCTGCACTTTGAGGGGATATCCACCGGGTTTATTTCAAGGTTTTAAGGGTCACACTTGCAGTCGGCACCTCTGCCCCTCAGGGGTAGGCTCGCGCCTAATCCAGTCTCCCTCCCACAGCACGAGCTCAGCTCTGCGAGGTGTCTGTCTTGCAGGCTGGCAAGAAAGAAGTTTGCTttcgttcctgtgggctgccCAGGTCCAGCGTGGACCTGCTTCCAAGGACACGTGCATGGCAGAGCTGAAGCCACAGGAATTCTTTTCACTGCAATAGTGACTACCTTAGGAAAGCCAAACCTCAATGTTTATGCACACCCCGTGGAAGAGGGCAAAGAGGAAAACCGAGCTTTCCAGGGGAAGCCCTTCAGAGGAAAGCGTGCCCCTTTCTAACTGATCTGCTAGAGAAACAAGAtcaggcaccggccctgcaggCTGTGGGGTTACTGCTTCCGTCCTCCCCTTCCCAACACTAAAGTgacttggagctggctggctcTAATTCAGGCATTCTGATTTATTAATCAGATGTTACCTTGCCATTTCCTTACCTACTCACAGGAAACAGCTTACCTGAACTCCTCCGAATCCATAAGGACCTAAATAGCGCTCGCACTCAAGAGCAATATCAGCCCAGCGCCACTCAAAGAGATGTACTATAGACGTCCTCCCGGCCTCAGTGTTGGGGCTGTACTGCCCCCAGCAGAACCCTAGACCTGCGAGCAGGAGGAGGACTTGCATGTTGCCTTCAGTGTGGGGCTCCGGTCTCCCTGCTGGCAATTTATACTCCTGCAAGATGGTACGGTTCCTACTGCAGCTGTGAAAATTCACACAGATCAGATGCTATCAGTTATTATTTGGCTAGCTGGCTTGATACCCTTCTTCCgttttgtttcttcctggaTTGCCCAACAGCTGAAGATAAAACACCTTTTCACAATGACTGTACTCTAGCATAAACCCAAATTCAGAATCGTACTCTTTCCAATCATGCAAGCGTAGATAGCCAAGGGATTCCAAGAAGTAGGCACAGACCCTCAAGGTGGGCTCTACAAGgtaacaggaaaggaaagggataAAAAGACACCTGGAATTTTAACAGTGCTAGGAGAAGGAATGACTTTGCCAGCATTCACAGGCATCCAGTGCTCAGGATTATTCCAAGCTCAAAACAGGCTACCTCTCAAGTCACTAACAGAAGTATCACACAACACGTGGCGGGGGGAAGGGCTGCACCGGGTGAGCCACACTGGTAACCAGAAACTGACCTGTTTTCATGCCTGAAGGTTTTCTGGCATCACTGCCAAATCTCTGCTAGGGACTTGttgctggttttcttccctCGGTTGTACAGAACAAATGTTGTTCTACATGATTAAATGTCATTGGAGCTGCACGTGGTTCCCTCTCCAACAGAAACTCTGTGTAAGGTTGACCAGCAGTTTCAGTGACCAGTGGTTCACATGAGTCAAGGAAGGAAACCCAAAGTCAGCTGTAAAGTGATTACTCACTCTACATGCAGCAAGGATCAAACAACACTCTGAGAGAACATGGAGAGACCCTGACGTTCGACGAGTATCTGTGAGGAAACCAAAGAATCTGCTAAAGGGCACATCCACTCCAAGATAAAAGAAACCTCAGTGCACTATGTACCTCAACTGCCACAGGCATGTTCTTTCTGAAAGCAGTCACGCCACTGAACATGTCACATGCCTTCTTCTCCTTGCCAGCATCGGTCTTCAAGGACAAAAGGCAGAAGCGGGACCCATTTGCCCACCTGTTCGTTTACATGTCACGGGCCTTGTACaaggtttctttttccactACAACTATGACAGAGTAAATTACTGCAAATGACCTTGCCTACTCCCTGACAGCAAGGAACCTGTAAGATGATTACGCATGTCGTGATTACCAGTCAAGTGAGAACAGACCCCTCCCCACCATTCCTCAGTATTACCAAGAGCAACCAAAAATGTGGCCCCAGTTAATTTCTACATGACTGGTCCCGCTGTGCTTACATTGATGTCATGGCATCTCGCTGCCTAAACTTGGGTCTCCAATGACCTGTGTTTTCTCCTGAAACACACTGTTATCAGCCAAAAAGAGGAAGGACTTGTCCTTGAAAGCCCAATGCAATGGGCTGATTTCAGGGGTGTTCCACCACAACACAGATGGGGACACAACCCTCTGCCGCCCCCATCTGAAAACTGTGTGGTTTAATCCATTTGATCTCCACGTAGTGTTGCAAACCTGGTAGCGGATATCCTATGTGGCCGTATTACAGCTCTGCCCGCCGATACCATGCTAACAACGGCAGCCTTTTCCCAGcgcagtgctgcagcatcagtgTGTACACAAGACCTACCAGCATGTGACTGAGCAGTAAACCCTGACGCAAGAACAAAACTCAGTGGAGAGAGGAAAGAGTGACTTGGCCAGGAGCCTCATGGAAAATAATGCAGGTGTTGCTTGTCCACAGGGGTTGCAAAGAATGCTGACTTGATCTAAGCACAAAGAGGGCTGGAGGGTGGCCTTTATTTTAGGTAAACAGTCATGTCATTGGAGTGCATCAGCTGGTGGGGTAACACTCTATCCCTGAAATCATTCAAAAAATGTCAACATCTTCATGGTTTAGCCAGACCGGCGTGGGGAGGAGTGTACACATGGCTCAGCACAACCGAGATTCCAAAAACTAGAGCTAACAAAAGATTTTTCAAAGACGGCAATGGGCTTCAGCTGGTTTCAACCCACACACTTCTTTCCAGTGACAGGAGATGCCCAGCATCCTGACAGCAAGTGTATTACAGACACCGCTAACGGAGGCCACGTCGATACTGTGATCGAACTGCATATCACAATTGTTCTGTTTTGCCAGGTGTCACATTTGCATCACGCTTTCAGTATATTTTGTATCACACAGCTGAGTCAGAAAAAGGATCTAGCATCAGTTGTCTTCAAATAAGCAGACTGGATATTAAATGTTACACCCTGCACGTGTGGAATAGCTAAAAGAAGCTGGCCTGAGAGTATGCGACTCTGACCCAGTCAGACCAATCCCACTGTTATTGCCCACCCCACTGCTGCTTAGTTTCACAATTGAATAAACAGTATTGCTGTGTTCTATCATAACGATGGTTTGAAGGGTATG comes from the Melopsittacus undulatus isolate bMelUnd1 chromosome 6, bMelUnd1.mat.Z, whole genome shotgun sequence genome and includes:
- the LOC117436253 gene encoding pancreatic alpha-amylase-like; the encoded protein is MQVLLLLAGLGFCWGQYSPNTEAGRTSIVHLFEWRWADIALECERYLGPYGFGGVQVSPPNENIVITNPHRPWWERYQPISYKLCTRSGNEDEFRDMVTRCNNVGVRIYVDAVVNHMCGSGGGSGTHSTCGSYFNAGNRDFPAVPYSGWDFNDGKCKTRSGEIESYGDIYQVRDCRLSGLLDLALEKDYVRSKVADYMNHLIDIGVAGFRIDAAKHMWPGDIKGFLDKLKNLNTQWFSAGTRPFIYQEVIDLGGEPITGSQYFGNGRVTEFKYGAKLGTVIRKWNGEKMAYLKNWGEGWGFVPSDRALVFVDNHDNQRGHGAGGASILTFWDARLYKMAVGFMLAHPYGFTRVMSSFRWPRNFVNGRDINDWVGPPSNSDGSTKAVTINADTTCGNDWVCEHRWRQIRNMVVFRNVVDGQPFSNWWDNGSNQVAFGRGNKGFIVFNNDDWDMNVSLQTGLPAGTYCDVISGQKEDNRCTGSQVYVSEDGRANFKISNHAEDPFMAIHVNAKL